The proteins below come from a single Tachypleus tridentatus isolate NWPU-2018 chromosome 13, ASM421037v1, whole genome shotgun sequence genomic window:
- the LOC143236484 gene encoding FAST kinase domain-containing protein 5, mitochondrial, with protein MKNSWILLRGTWLVKKYYNSKNCARNFVTLTYCPFIQGNQLRRYEEKNMLFLVSRKPVTLERCVQSRASNVLDAYFWYFRENSNYLKTAVQEFTKEKFEKCESTSRSPNINVSILHVSPEKNENILPERTIGVDNLTDSNLKEIVTKLALKEMSISVQSIEFLKTECAKRVFKWPVDTSLYVLDALFIVLGEDIFSHYMFKNFLYSVEKNIEDITEFQLVQLLFILGVNKSAPKDLMLRLLAKTESMCKNIAKNEWGIICQALFKTKTKITSTALLNHIAEVTVSSLDGIDRFSLVSILKALRHAQFYHKQLVHKIQEYIAKNIKSFNFVECVHFMAMFSSIDVYSKDAFFYLEEQAVDNLKRELEMISSRRKESHYLKMHPSERIRVKDLARFLWSVSHVHHVVHTPNFFHAIYQIIDKKLTEGDYIKNPHLLLDSLQSLAVVEQFPEVFLKEVFKASFIQRLQKLKKKKPFHQLFFLHHTLHIEQPNFCAKYLCNEPPGTYGESLNKSLYKEIQQRPYLDNLMFILKACGIGEEKFKCLYCLPHIPIAGIQLIVEDQDTSPSSSLKLSHDLIVSDDLLNAIVGRTKPSAKKSDTQEERTAYFIRKNEDIDRNVESCTGINYSPIEKSISNNQENLLMFSQLKKKSETVQLEVLDEAVCIRNSSSPFGLMKVKLRQLSRLGHKVVLLNKEDIIKLLNQYYSDDPTKLSYNVKSLILEKTTKN; from the coding sequence atgaaaaattcatGGATATTACTAAGAGGAACCTGGttagtaaagaaatattataactcaaaaaattGTGCAAGGAACTTTGTAACTTTAACTTATTGTCCATTTATTCAGGGTAATCAGTTACGAcgatatgaagaaaaaaatatgttgttcTTAGTTTCAAGAAAACCAGTTACTCTTGAGAGGTGTGTTCAGAGCAGAGCAAGCAATGTTTTGGATGCTTACTTCTGGTATTTTAGAGAAAACAGTAATTATCTTAAAACAGCAGTTCAGGaattcacaaaagaaaaatttgaaaagtgTGAAAGTACTTCAAGGTCACCCAATATAAATGTAAGTATTCTACATGTATCAcctgagaaaaatgaaaacatcttACCTGAAAGAACTATAGGAGTTGACAACTTAACAGAttctaatttaaaagaaattgtcACTAAGTTGGCACTAAAAGAAATGAGTATTAGTGTTCAGTCTATTGAGTTTTTAAAAACTGAATGTGCAAAAAGAGTTTTTAAGTGGCCAGTAGATACTTCATTGTATGTTTTAGATGCACTGTTCATTGTTCTTGGGGAAGACATTTTCAgtcattatatgtttaaaaatttctTGTAttctgtagaaaaaaatattgaggACATAACAGAATTTCAACTCGTACAGTTGCTGTTTATACTTGGGGTAAATAAATCGGCTCCAAAGGATCTCATGCTAAGGTTACTTGCAAAGACTGAAAGTATGTGTAAAAACATTGCAAAAAATGAATGGGGAATTATTTGTCAAGCTCTAttcaaaactaaaaccaaaatcacATCCACTGCACTTTTAAATCATATTGCTGAGGTTACAGTTTCTTCTCTGGATGGTATTGACAGATTTTCACTGGTATCTATTCTCAAAGCTTTGAGACATGCTCAGTTCTATCACAAGCAGCTCGTGCATAAAATACAAGAGTATATTGCTAAGAATATTAAATCTTTTAACTTTGTAGAATGTGTTCACTTTATGGCTATGTTTAGTAGCATTGATGTTTACTCTAAAGATGCTTTTTTTTACCTTGAAGAACAAGCAGTTGATAACTTAAAAAGAGAGTTGGAAATGATATCTTCAAGAAGGAAAGAGTCTCATTATTTGAAAATGCATCCATCTGAGCGAATAAGAGTTAAAGACCTTGCAAGGTTTTTGTGGTCTGTTTCTCATGTGCATCATGTTGTGCACACTCCAAACTTCTTTCATGCCATTTACCAAATCATTGATAAAAAACTAACAGAAGGAGACTATATCAAAAATCCTCATTTGTTGCTAGACTCTCTTCAATCTTTGGCTGTGGTTGAACAATTTCCTGAAGTATTTCTGAAAGAGGTCTTCAAAGCGTCTTTCATTCAGAgattacaaaaattaaagaagAAGAAGCCCTTCCATCAATTATTTTTCCTTCATCATACTTTACATATTGAACAACCAAATTTCTGTGCTAAATATCTCTGTAATGAACCACCAGGAACGTATGGTGAAAGTTTAAACAAAAGTCTATACAAAGAAATCCAACAAAGGCCATATCTAGATAACTTAATGTTTATCTTGAAAGCTTGTGGTATAGGTGAAGAAAAATTCAAGTGTTTGTATTGCTTGCCACACATACCAATAGCTGGAATTCAGTTGATAGTGGAAGACCAAGACACATCTCCAAGCTCTTCTCTAAAATTATCACACGACCTGATTGTTTCTGATGATTTACTTAATGCCATTGTTGGAAGAACCAAGCCTTCTGCTAAAAAAAGTGACACTCAAGAGGAAAGAACTGCATATTTCATAAGGAAAAATGAAGACATAGATAGAAATGTGGAATCTTGCACAGGAATAAATTATTCACCAATAGAAAAGTCCATCTCTAACAATCAAGAGAACTTACTGATGTTTTCTCAGTTAAAAAAGAAGTCTGAAACTGTACAGCTAGAGGTATTAGATGAAGCAGTTTGCATTCGTAACAGTTCTTCTCCTTTTGGTCTGATGAAAGTAAAACTGCGACAGCTCAGTAGATTAGGACACAAAGTTGTATTgctgaataaagaagacattataAAACTTTTGAATCAGTATTACAGTGATGATCCTACCAAATTAAGCTACAATGTCAAAtctttaattttagaaaaaacaacaaaaaactaa